A portion of the Clostridium gelidum genome contains these proteins:
- a CDS encoding DNA polymerase IV — MENVILHVDMDAFFASVEQRDNPDLRGKPVIVGGVSERGVVSTCSYEARKFGVHSAMPMFMAREKCPNGIYVSGRYGKYTKVSQDVFKILNGVTPLVEQVSIDEGFLDLSQGKFRDGMEAARYIKNRVFREVELTLSIGISYNKFLAKLASDWNKPNGIKEIKKEMLPDILMPLPISKIHGLGKVSVAKLNNMGIYFIRDLYRMPKEFYTEYLGKNGTEIYDRIRGIDNRKVEIVRERKSVGKEKTLRSDTKNKEELLEYIKEFSFEIEEVLSRKNISGKTVTLKFKTKDFENHSRSKTLNNYIGTHSEIFKVAEELLECEDLKEEVRLIGVSISSFKETEVQQLSLL; from the coding sequence ATGGAAAATGTAATATTACATGTAGATATGGATGCTTTTTTTGCGTCTGTTGAGCAAAGGGATAATCCAGATCTTCGTGGTAAGCCTGTTATTGTAGGGGGAGTAAGTGAACGAGGGGTAGTCTCAACGTGCTCTTATGAAGCTAGAAAATTTGGTGTACATTCAGCTATGCCAATGTTTATGGCTAGGGAGAAATGTCCAAATGGGATTTATGTTTCAGGAAGATATGGTAAGTATACGAAGGTTTCTCAAGATGTATTTAAAATACTTAATGGGGTTACCCCTTTAGTTGAACAAGTATCGATTGATGAGGGATTTTTGGATTTATCACAAGGGAAATTTAGAGATGGGATGGAAGCTGCAAGATATATTAAAAATAGAGTCTTTAGAGAAGTTGAATTAACCTTATCCATTGGTATATCTTATAATAAATTCTTAGCAAAGCTTGCTTCAGATTGGAATAAGCCAAATGGAATTAAAGAAATAAAGAAAGAAATGTTACCAGATATACTTATGCCTCTTCCTATATCAAAGATTCATGGACTCGGCAAAGTATCGGTAGCTAAACTAAATAATATGGGAATATATTTTATAAGAGATTTATATAGAATGCCGAAGGAATTCTACACAGAATATTTAGGGAAAAATGGTACTGAAATATATGATAGAATTCGAGGTATTGATAATAGAAAAGTTGAGATTGTCCGTGAAAGAAAGTCTGTTGGGAAAGAAAAAACTTTGAGATCTGACACGAAAAATAAGGAAGAATTGCTAGAATACATAAAAGAATTTTCTTTTGAAATAGAAGAGGTTTTAAGTAGAAAAAATATTAGTGGAAAAACGGTAACTTTAAAATTTAAAACTAAGGATTTTGAAAATCACTCGAGGAGTAAAACTTTAAATAATTATATTGGAACTCATAGTGAGATATTTAAGGTTGCGGAGGAATTATTAGAATGTGAAGATCTAAAAGAAGAGGTAAGACTAATTGGCGTTAGCATATCTTCATTCAAAGAAACAGAAGTTCAGCAATTAAGTTTGCTGTAA
- the spoVAD gene encoding stage V sporulation protein AD: MQMHNKKIGRQTVKLENPPKIIAAHSIVGPKEGEGPLSGYFDEILNDDTLGKDSFEKAESQMMFTAITETLKKAKLKETDIDYLFSGDLLNQIISSSFAAREFSIPFFGLYGACSTMSESLSLASIIMDGGFAKYVIATTSSHFSSAERQFRFPLDYGSQRAQTAQWTVTGSGAVILGHEGNYPEVTYVTTGKVKDFGQKDANNMGAAMAPAAVDTIVNHFKDTGRKPSDYDVIATGDLGIIGRELADKLIQEFGYDIRKQHIDCGEIIFDKEKQKTEAGGSGCGCSAVVFTGYLYKKLMKKEIKKLLLVSTGALMSTTSSLQGETIPGIAHAVAIEMM; the protein is encoded by the coding sequence ATGCAAATGCATAATAAGAAAATAGGGAGGCAAACAGTAAAACTTGAGAATCCACCTAAAATAATAGCAGCACATTCTATAGTAGGCCCCAAAGAAGGTGAAGGTCCTTTAAGTGGATATTTTGATGAAATCTTAAATGATGATACATTGGGAAAAGATAGTTTTGAAAAAGCAGAAAGTCAAATGATGTTTACTGCTATAACAGAAACATTAAAGAAAGCAAAACTTAAAGAAACAGATATAGATTACTTATTTTCTGGAGATTTACTAAATCAAATAATTTCCTCAAGTTTTGCTGCAAGGGAATTTAGCATTCCATTTTTTGGATTATATGGAGCATGTTCTACCATGTCAGAATCTTTAAGTTTAGCGTCAATTATAATGGATGGTGGATTTGCTAAGTATGTAATTGCAACAACTTCCTCTCATTTTAGTTCAGCAGAAAGGCAATTTAGATTTCCACTGGATTACGGTTCTCAAAGAGCACAGACAGCACAGTGGACAGTAACAGGGTCAGGAGCAGTAATTCTTGGGCATGAAGGAAATTATCCAGAAGTAACTTATGTGACAACTGGAAAAGTAAAAGATTTTGGGCAAAAAGATGCTAATAACATGGGAGCTGCTATGGCACCAGCGGCTGTTGATACAATAGTAAATCATTTTAAAGATACAGGAAGAAAACCAAGTGATTATGATGTTATAGCAACAGGGGACTTGGGGATAATAGGGAGAGAGCTTGCAGATAAGTTAATTCAAGAGTTTGGTTATGATATTAGGAAACAACATATAGACTGTGGTGAGATTATATTTGATAAGGAAAAACAAAAAACTGAAGCTGGTGGCAGTGGCTGTGGATGTTCAGCAGTTGTATTTACAGGATATTTATATAAGAAGCTTATGAAAAAAGAAATAAAGAAATTATTATTAGTTTCAACAGGTGCACTTATGAGTACAACATCATCACTTCAAGGTGAAACAATTCCAGGAATAGCGCATGCAGTTGCTATAGAAATGATGTGA
- a CDS encoding AAA family ATPase, whose protein sequence is MKKELTPSEIIFCASCADNIKKSNINRIPEITSTLNKIKKNLSIKKDGYNIYYVDSFSKEKLENLVEYVENIYEKLPPPKDICYVTSQEQVNPKALLMQNGKGNILKEMIEDIKEKYFECIIDFYNSSSDDEKEDIIEDISEKRNDYITKLMDSAKTKNFDVKATSGGFVFIPLKDEGDEMSEKEYNQLKSPSQETIEKQASKLKKEAEVILETLKDIEVKSIEKLKEIYRDYIKNTMQKDKDDLLLQFISQDEVYKYLLQMYDDFDETIVDCYTINLEDDEEYIKDIFSKYDVNVIVDNSKKSHPSVIYEEDPTISNLIGNIEYRNNNGAYSTDISLINGGSLIMANEGCLILRLNSLISSGLSYYYLKKSLIHGKANYNYTKSYLEMLSIAGLKPESIPISVKVILIGDYESYQILYDNDEDFKRIFPLRIEADMELKYTDTNRNSILEIVKEKIRKENLLNITDDALNEMIKFLSRVTGQRNKMSIDDYYINKILYLANNNASEDNRTNIEKKDIIDIAYEDEKILEDIMENYKNKKILITTSGKKVGIINALAVVGNGCYSFGKPMRITCLSNKGEGRIIDIHKECKMSGNIHEKSIAILRGLLSNLISPYEKLPVDLQLSFEQTYGMVEGDSASVAEIICILSALSNRGIRQNIAVTGSINQFGEIQAIGGVNEKIEGFHRVCTMIDKINGKGVLIPNTNADELILRSEVEEDIKIGKFHIYTMETLEDAIEVLILDEGESIKSFFKEIENEISKYKGVKRKSKI, encoded by the coding sequence ATGAAAAAAGAGTTAACTCCAAGTGAAATTATTTTTTGTGCATCATGTGCAGATAACATTAAAAAAAGTAATATTAATAGAATCCCAGAAATTACATCTACGTTAAATAAAATAAAAAAGAATTTGAGCATTAAAAAGGACGGATACAATATATACTATGTAGATTCATTTTCAAAAGAAAAATTAGAAAATTTAGTGGAGTATGTTGAGAATATATATGAAAAACTTCCTCCACCTAAGGACATTTGTTATGTAACAAGTCAAGAACAAGTGAATCCAAAAGCCTTATTAATGCAAAATGGTAAAGGCAATATATTAAAAGAAATGATTGAAGATATTAAAGAAAAATATTTTGAATGCATAATAGATTTTTACAACAGTTCTTCAGATGATGAAAAGGAAGATATAATTGAAGATATAAGCGAAAAGAGGAATGACTATATAACTAAGCTTATGGATTCAGCAAAGACTAAAAATTTTGATGTTAAAGCAACTAGTGGTGGATTTGTTTTTATTCCTTTAAAAGATGAAGGGGATGAGATGAGTGAGAAGGAATATAATCAATTAAAAAGTCCCTCTCAAGAAACTATTGAAAAGCAAGCATCAAAGCTAAAAAAAGAGGCTGAAGTTATATTAGAAACATTAAAGGATATTGAAGTAAAATCAATCGAAAAACTTAAAGAGATTTATAGAGATTATATAAAAAATACTATGCAGAAAGATAAAGACGATTTATTATTGCAGTTTATATCTCAAGATGAGGTCTATAAATATTTACTTCAAATGTATGATGATTTTGATGAAACAATAGTTGATTGTTATACAATAAATTTAGAAGATGATGAGGAATATATAAAAGATATATTTTCTAAATATGATGTAAATGTAATTGTTGATAATTCTAAAAAAAGTCACCCGAGCGTTATATATGAAGAAGATCCCACTATTTCAAATTTAATTGGAAATATTGAGTATAGAAATAATAATGGGGCGTATAGCACAGATATTTCTTTAATTAATGGAGGAAGCCTAATAATGGCTAATGAGGGATGCTTAATATTAAGATTAAATTCATTAATAAGTAGTGGGCTTAGTTATTATTATTTAAAGAAATCATTGATTCATGGAAAGGCAAATTATAATTATACAAAAAGCTATTTAGAAATGCTTTCTATTGCAGGACTAAAACCAGAATCCATTCCTATCAGCGTAAAGGTTATTTTAATAGGAGATTATGAAAGTTATCAAATATTATATGATAATGATGAAGATTTTAAAAGGATATTTCCACTTAGAATTGAAGCAGATATGGAACTAAAATATACGGATACTAATAGAAACTCTATTTTGGAAATAGTTAAGGAGAAAATAAGAAAAGAAAATTTATTAAATATAACTGATGATGCACTTAATGAAATGATTAAATTTTTATCTAGAGTTACAGGTCAAAGAAATAAAATGTCTATAGATGATTATTATATAAATAAAATATTGTATTTAGCTAATAACAATGCGAGTGAGGACAACAGAACAAATATAGAAAAGAAAGATATAATAGATATTGCTTATGAAGATGAAAAGATTTTAGAAGATATTATGGAGAATTATAAAAATAAAAAAATATTAATTACTACAAGTGGTAAAAAAGTGGGGATAATTAATGCACTTGCCGTAGTTGGAAATGGTTGTTATAGTTTTGGTAAACCTATGAGAATAACATGCTTATCAAATAAAGGCGAAGGAAGAATAATTGATATTCATAAAGAATGTAAAATGAGTGGAAACATTCATGAAAAATCAATCGCTATACTTCGAGGACTTTTGAGTAATTTAATAAGTCCATATGAAAAATTACCGGTAGACCTTCAATTAAGTTTTGAACAAACCTATGGGATGGTTGAAGGTGATAGTGCATCTGTTGCAGAAATAATTTGCATTTTATCAGCCTTAAGCAATAGAGGAATAAGGCAAAATATTGCAGTAACTGGATCTATAAATCAATTTGGAGAAATTCAAGCAATTGGTGGAGTTAATGAAAAAATTGAAGGGTTTCATAGGGTTTGTACTATGATAGATAAAATAAATGGTAAGGGTGTTCTAATTCCAAATACAAATGCTGATGAATTAATACTACGAAGTGAAGTTGAAGAAGATATTAAAATAGGGAAATTTCACATTTATACTATGGAAACGTTAGAAGATGCAATTGAGGTTTTGATACTTGATGAAGGTGAATCTATCAAAAGCTTTTTTAAGGAAATAGAAAATGAAATTTCGAAATATAAAGGTGTAAAAAGAAAAAGTAAGATATAG
- the spoIIAB gene encoding anti-sigma F factor, producing the protein MSDNKMSIEFVSKSQNEGFARVAVAAFVAQLDPTIDEINDVKTAVSEAVTNSIIHGYENREDGLVKIEAEINENEVTIVIIDKGIGIDDIEQAMEPLYTSRPDIERSGMGFTVMETFMDDLKVESEKGIGTKIVIKKKFNVVS; encoded by the coding sequence ATGTCTGACAATAAAATGAGCATAGAATTTGTAAGCAAATCTCAAAATGAGGGTTTTGCAAGAGTTGCTGTTGCAGCTTTTGTTGCTCAATTGGATCCAACAATTGATGAAATAAATGATGTAAAAACAGCAGTATCTGAAGCAGTTACTAATTCTATAATACATGGATATGAGAATAGAGAAGATGGATTAGTTAAAATTGAAGCTGAAATTAATGAAAATGAAGTTACTATAGTGATCATTGATAAGGGGATTGGAATTGATGATATAGAGCAGGCTATGGAACCGTTGTATACATCAAGACCAGACATAGAAAGATCCGGGATGGGCTTTACTGTAATGGAAACATTTATGGATGATTTAAAGGTAGAAAGCGAAAAAGGGATTGGTACAAAGATAGTAATCAAGAAGAAATTTAACGTGGTAAGTTAG
- the sigF gene encoding RNA polymerase sporulation sigma factor SigF, with the protein MEKEDLKREDYNYDKNPELIALARNGDRDAMNSLIEMNLPLVSSLSKKFLNRGYDYEDIFQIGSIGLVKAINNFDLTYNVKFSTYAVPMIIGEIKRFLRDDGMIKVSRNVKSLARKVYFYKEVLTKKLKRSPTIDELAEYADVDKEEILFAIESSNSLQYLYDTIHQDDGAPVLLIDKLSEKGVDDGNIIERIALKEALSSLDKKSRQIILLRYFKDKTQVQVAKMLGINQVQVSRIEKKVLAEMRKKLEE; encoded by the coding sequence ATGGAAAAAGAGGATTTAAAACGAGAGGATTATAATTATGACAAGAATCCAGAGCTAATAGCTTTAGCTAGAAATGGTGATAGAGATGCTATGAACTCATTAATAGAAATGAATTTACCATTAGTATCATCTCTAAGCAAAAAGTTTCTAAATAGGGGATATGATTATGAAGATATATTTCAGATAGGATCAATTGGATTGGTTAAAGCTATAAATAATTTTGATTTAACTTACAATGTTAAGTTTTCAACTTATGCAGTTCCTATGATTATAGGTGAAATTAAAAGATTTTTAAGAGATGATGGAATGATAAAAGTAAGCCGTAATGTAAAAAGTTTAGCGAGAAAGGTATATTTTTATAAAGAAGTTTTAACTAAAAAGCTTAAACGATCACCTACTATAGATGAACTTGCAGAATATGCAGATGTTGATAAGGAAGAAATTTTATTTGCAATAGAATCTTCTAATAGTTTACAGTATTTATATGATACAATACATCAAGATGATGGAGCACCAGTTCTTTTAATAGATAAATTAAGTGAAAAAGGTGTTGATGATGGGAATATTATTGAAAGGATAGCTCTTAAAGAAGCTTTAAGTAGTTTAGATAAAAAATCAAGACAAATTATATTGTTACGATATTTTAAAGATAAGACACAAGTCCAGGTGGCTAAGATGCTCGGAATAAACCAAGTTCAAGTGTCTAGAATCGAGAAAAAGGTTTTAGCTGAAATGAGAAAAAAATTAGAAGAATAA
- a CDS encoding P-type ATPase, with protein MEKYCINSWAQIVEILNSNVKTGISENNCEAIRLKYGTNKIDLPSGNGFYKHAINVLKQRSIMIYIVITIALFVFKFYLFGGMSALMLISNIITIIMHTIKRDKEIGVLERLNSADTIVIRDGTQKIIKSEELVMGDLVRFNRDSVIQADLRIISAKDIKVDEKSITGENFYKEKFESKVIGSISSLSDMKNILFKGSVIKSGDGLGIVIATGNFTQLGRILAMLTYASNRKHNFGIMLSKFLEKYLLIYFLAIVIIGSYFVYSGQDSQRNYIFTALFILSCSPIAIIANIIFKSVVKIFFKENIEIINFSVFNLIKDVNILFLDKVGAISKKEMIVKKIFINNNVIATSDPYLKEITFDRIVEISLICNNAIYNSNEDNAKGELDELAFINYGAKKKIYKATIDKTNSRTLEIPMDSDKRFLTVVSKLNRRYRANTRGNVDDVVEQCKYIMLEGVERELTDEYKAIIKDTDMNLSIEGLITEGFAYRNFSYEPSRDENIESNMVFVGIIGLENPLEENLENSINRIKDKAIVPILFTEESKLSAITNAKRANIIRNDNQVVAGIELDSLNHQELRDLLCRVRVFCRVNPEIKSKIVSLFIKDGHKVATTGENLGDLPALNLSNVGIGKGKASVMVKRLCDVYIQENYLDGFFKIRDFSRRFEKNIDRVFKIYFMTILSELLVLLGCLIMGQTESLDFWNILVINGILFIPLSLIILLKGGRDISNNEVITRASILSIITMISIYKVDGKEATLIPLVIISMGILIYTLFNSNVSIRRSSKELVMGIVSFLIIIIGIVGVILINNVLPRDIVVIELGTSLIFFIIFEILARKWQNSLMR; from the coding sequence TTGGAAAAGTATTGTATTAATTCCTGGGCTCAAATAGTTGAAATATTAAATAGCAATGTTAAAACTGGAATTAGTGAAAATAATTGTGAAGCAATAAGGTTAAAATATGGTACAAATAAAATTGATTTGCCAAGTGGAAATGGCTTTTATAAACATGCTATTAATGTGTTAAAACAAAGATCCATAATGATATATATTGTAATTACAATAGCATTATTTGTATTTAAGTTTTATTTATTTGGTGGAATGTCAGCCTTAATGTTAATATCCAATATAATAACAATAATAATGCATACGATAAAAAGAGATAAAGAAATTGGGGTTTTAGAAAGACTAAATTCTGCAGATACGATAGTTATTAGAGATGGAACACAGAAAATTATTAAATCTGAAGAATTAGTAATGGGGGATCTAGTTAGGTTTAATAGGGATTCTGTTATTCAAGCAGATTTAAGAATAATAAGTGCTAAAGATATAAAGGTAGATGAAAAGAGTATAACAGGAGAAAATTTTTATAAAGAGAAGTTCGAAAGCAAAGTAATAGGAAGCATTTCTTCTCTTTCAGATATGAAGAATATATTGTTTAAAGGCTCTGTAATAAAATCTGGTGATGGCTTGGGAATAGTTATCGCTACTGGAAACTTCACTCAATTAGGAAGAATCCTTGCAATGCTTACGTATGCAAGTAATAGGAAACATAATTTTGGGATAATGTTATCAAAGTTTTTAGAAAAATATTTATTGATATATTTTCTGGCAATTGTAATTATAGGTTCATACTTTGTGTATAGTGGACAAGATTCTCAAAGGAACTATATATTTACAGCATTATTTATACTTAGTTGTTCTCCAATTGCTATAATTGCAAATATTATTTTTAAAAGTGTAGTTAAAATATTTTTCAAAGAAAATATTGAAATAATAAATTTCTCAGTATTTAATTTAATAAAAGATGTTAATATTTTATTTTTAGATAAAGTTGGAGCCATAAGTAAAAAGGAAATGATTGTAAAAAAGATATTTATTAATAATAATGTTATAGCTACTAGTGATCCTTATTTAAAAGAAATAACTTTTGATAGAATAGTAGAAATATCATTAATATGTAATAACGCCATTTATAACTCAAATGAGGATAATGCAAAAGGCGAATTAGATGAACTTGCTTTTATAAATTATGGTGCCAAAAAGAAAATTTATAAGGCAACTATAGACAAGACAAATTCAAGAACTTTAGAAATACCTATGGATTCTGATAAACGTTTTTTGACTGTTGTAAGTAAATTGAATAGAAGATATAGAGCAAATACTAGAGGAAATGTAGATGATGTTGTAGAACAATGTAAGTATATCATGCTTGAAGGCGTTGAGAGAGAACTTACAGATGAGTATAAGGCTATAATAAAAGATACAGATATGAATTTATCTATAGAGGGCTTGATAACAGAAGGTTTCGCGTATAGAAATTTTAGTTATGAACCATCTAGAGATGAAAATATAGAAAGTAATATGGTTTTTGTGGGTATAATAGGGCTTGAAAACCCTCTTGAAGAAAACCTTGAAAATAGTATAAATCGCATTAAAGATAAAGCGATAGTACCTATTTTATTTACAGAAGAAAGTAAATTAAGTGCTATAACAAATGCTAAACGCGCAAATATAATAAGAAATGATAATCAAGTAGTAGCAGGAATAGAATTAGACTCTTTAAATCACCAAGAACTTAGAGATTTGCTTTGTAGAGTTAGAGTGTTTTGTAGAGTAAATCCTGAAATTAAATCAAAAATAGTTTCATTATTCATAAAAGATGGACATAAAGTTGCGACTACAGGAGAAAATTTAGGAGATTTACCAGCACTTAATTTATCCAATGTTGGAATAGGAAAAGGAAAAGCATCTGTAATGGTAAAAAGATTATGCGATGTTTATATTCAAGAAAACTATTTAGATGGATTTTTCAAAATAAGAGATTTTTCAAGGCGATTTGAAAAGAATATAGATAGAGTTTTCAAAATATACTTTATGACTATTCTTTCGGAACTTTTAGTTTTATTAGGTTGCCTTATAATGGGACAAACAGAAAGTTTGGATTTTTGGAACATACTAGTTATAAATGGTATATTATTCATTCCATTATCTCTAATAATTTTGTTAAAAGGTGGCCGAGATATTAGTAATAATGAAGTAATAACTAGAGCTTCAATATTAAGTATAATTACTATGATTTCAATTTATAAGGTTGATGGTAAAGAAGCAACCTTAATACCGTTAGTTATAATATCTATGGGTATTTTGATTTACACATTGTTTAATAGCAATGTTTCTATAAGAAGATCATCTAAAGAGTTAGTTATGGGAATAGTATCATTTTTAATAATTATTATAGGTATAGTTGGTGTTATTTTAATTAATAATGTATTACCTAGAGATATAGTTGTAATAGAATTAGGGACTTCATTAATATTTTTTATTATTTTTGAAATTTTAGCTAGAAAGTGGCAAAACTCATTAATGAGGTGA
- the spoVAE gene encoding stage V sporulation protein AE gives MDYISAFIVGGIICIIGQILIDVTKLTPGRILVVFVVLGAIFGAFGWYDKLIDIGGAGATVPLPSFGNSLAKAAIKEVKEIGLLGAFTGGIKGAAAGITASIFFGYLMALIFNPKTKK, from the coding sequence ATGGATTATATAAGTGCATTTATAGTTGGAGGTATTATTTGTATTATAGGTCAAATATTAATAGATGTTACAAAATTGACACCAGGTAGAATATTGGTTGTGTTTGTTGTACTTGGGGCAATATTCGGAGCTTTTGGCTGGTATGATAAATTAATTGATATTGGTGGAGCGGGAGCTACAGTGCCATTGCCAAGCTTTGGAAATTCCTTGGCTAAGGCTGCAATAAAGGAAGTAAAAGAAATTGGGTTACTAGGAGCATTTACAGGAGGGATTAAAGGAGCAGCAGCTGGAATTACTGCATCAATATTCTTTGGATATTTAATGGCGCTTATTTTTAATCCGAAAACTAAAAAATAA
- the spoVAC gene encoding stage V sporulation protein AC yields the protein MREAKIKQKYETMANEVIPKSKVFQDCLKAFLVGGLICDVGQFINNIATNYGFPEEQVMSIVPIIMIFLGALLTGTGIYGKLAQFGGAGTVVPITGFSNAVVSPAIEFKKEGFIFGVAAKMFTIAGPVLVYGIGMSVIIGMVYYVISLF from the coding sequence ATGAGAGAAGCAAAAATTAAACAAAAGTATGAGACTATGGCAAATGAAGTTATACCAAAATCTAAAGTATTTCAAGATTGCTTAAAGGCTTTTTTAGTTGGAGGATTAATTTGTGATGTAGGTCAATTTATTAATAATATAGCAACGAACTATGGATTTCCTGAAGAGCAAGTTATGAGTATAGTTCCAATTATAATGATATTTTTAGGGGCACTGTTAACCGGAACAGGTATCTATGGTAAGTTAGCTCAATTTGGTGGAGCAGGTACAGTTGTTCCTATAACAGGCTTCTCAAATGCTGTAGTTTCTCCTGCAATAGAATTTAAAAAAGAAGGATTTATATTTGGAGTTGCAGCAAAGATGTTTACAATTGCAGGACCTGTTTTAGTATATGGAATTGGAATGTCTGTAATTATAGGCATGGTTTATTATGTAATCTCATTATTTTGA
- the spoIIAA gene encoding anti-sigma F factor antagonist, whose product MYLKFEKQKNILITALSGELDHNSAEEVRVRIDDRIDRDNIEKVILDFSGVTFMDSSGIGAVLGRYKKLVNKNGVLCIAEPNKNVNRIFELAGLYKVIKNYNTVDEAVRNI is encoded by the coding sequence ATGTATTTAAAATTTGAAAAACAAAAAAATATTCTAATTACTGCTCTTAGTGGAGAACTAGATCATAATAGTGCTGAGGAGGTTAGGGTAAGGATTGATGATAGAATTGATAGAGATAATATAGAAAAGGTAATTTTAGATTTTTCAGGAGTAACTTTTATGGATAGCTCAGGAATTGGAGCTGTACTCGGTAGATATAAGAAGCTAGTTAATAAAAATGGAGTGCTTTGTATTGCAGAGCCTAATAAAAATGTTAATAGAATATTTGAACTAGCAGGTTTATATAAGGTGATTAAAAATTATAATACTGTAGATGAAGCAGTAAGGAACATTTAG